From one Methylomonas paludis genomic stretch:
- the orn gene encoding oligoribonuclease — protein MSQDAANLIWIDLEMTGLDPDRDLIIEIATIVTDKNLNILAQGPVFAVHQSEAALAGMDEWNQTHHGQSGLINRVRNSQISTAEAESLTLDFLKNWLLPRTSPMCGNSICQDRRFLYRYMPKLEAFFHYRNLDVSTVKELAARWAPQLNDGFKKKAAHQAMDDILESIEELRYYREQFFKF, from the coding sequence ATGTCACAGGACGCTGCCAACCTGATCTGGATTGATTTGGAAATGACCGGACTCGATCCGGATCGTGATTTAATTATCGAAATCGCCACCATTGTTACCGATAAAAATCTGAATATCCTTGCCCAAGGTCCGGTATTTGCTGTACATCAAAGCGAAGCGGCACTGGCCGGCATGGATGAATGGAACCAGACTCACCATGGCCAGTCCGGGCTGATCAATCGGGTGCGTAACTCCCAGATTAGCACTGCTGAAGCCGAAAGCCTAACCCTGGATTTTTTAAAAAACTGGTTGCTGCCCAGAACTTCGCCCATGTGCGGGAATAGCATCTGCCAGGACAGACGGTTTTTATACCGCTATATGCCCAAACTGGAAGCCTTTTTTCATTATCGTAATCTGGATGTATCCACCGTCAAAGAACTGGCTGCTCGCTGGGCGCCACAGCTAAACGACGGCTTCAAGAAAAAAGCAGCCCATCAAGCCATGGATGATATTCTGGAATCCATAGAAGAGCTACGCTATTACCGCGAACAATTTTTTAAATTTTAA
- a CDS encoding M48 family metallopeptidase translates to MNNFTVIFLIALALSYGVQFWLSARQKSYVRDHRDEVPAAFRDRVALNAHQKAADYTIEKSRLGDLDSVAGLLFLLALTLGGGVSLVFDFWATFELSTMQSSLAAVASIILLMTLIEMPFSLYQTFVIEEKYGFNKNTLGQFAKDQLISIGLTLIIGMPLLALILWVMDSIGSLWWVYAWLIIISFSLLMSWLFPTVIAPLFNKFTPMQDGSLRDRIQDLLKRCGFNSQGIFIMDGSRRSGHGNAYFTGLGNNKRIVFFDTLINSLDEDELEAVLAHELGHFKCKHVIKMLVASSIMTLISFAVLGWLITQDWFFDGLGVSTHSNAAALLLFTLVSPVFTTFMQPISAYFQRKFEFEADDFATSHAQGSKMVSGLVKLYEENASTLTPDPLYSAFHYSHPPAAIRIAHIEAKLQSA, encoded by the coding sequence ATGAATAATTTTACCGTAATTTTTCTTATCGCCCTGGCCTTGTCCTATGGTGTTCAATTCTGGCTATCTGCTCGCCAAAAATCTTATGTGCGTGACCACCGAGATGAAGTGCCGGCAGCGTTCCGTGATCGGGTTGCGCTCAATGCCCATCAAAAAGCAGCCGATTACACCATCGAAAAAAGCCGGTTGGGTGATCTAGACAGTGTGGCTGGATTGCTGTTTCTGCTGGCTTTGACTTTAGGTGGTGGGGTCAGCCTGGTTTTTGACTTTTGGGCTACATTTGAACTGTCGACGATGCAATCCAGTTTAGCCGCTGTAGCCAGTATTATTTTGCTGATGACATTGATCGAGATGCCGTTCAGCCTGTATCAAACCTTTGTTATTGAAGAAAAATACGGTTTCAATAAGAATACCCTGGGGCAATTTGCCAAGGATCAGCTGATTTCGATCGGCCTGACTCTGATTATCGGCATGCCGCTGTTAGCCTTGATTTTATGGGTTATGGATAGTATCGGCAGCCTGTGGTGGGTTTACGCCTGGCTGATTATTATCAGTTTTTCGCTGTTGATGAGCTGGTTATTCCCCACCGTCATTGCCCCTCTGTTCAATAAGTTTACCCCCATGCAGGATGGCAGTTTGCGCGATCGGATTCAGGATTTGCTGAAACGTTGCGGCTTTAACAGTCAGGGCATTTTCATTATGGACGGTTCGCGGCGCTCCGGCCATGGCAATGCCTATTTTACCGGGCTGGGCAATAATAAACGCATTGTGTTTTTTGATACGCTGATTAATTCGCTGGATGAGGATGAACTGGAAGCTGTACTGGCTCATGAATTGGGCCATTTTAAATGCAAACATGTAATTAAAATGCTGGTAGCTTCGTCGATCATGACGCTGATCAGTTTTGCGGTGCTGGGCTGGCTGATTACTCAGGACTGGTTTTTTGACGGACTGGGGGTCAGCACACATTCGAATGCGGCCGCGCTTTTGTTGTTTACCCTAGTTTCGCCGGTATTTACCACATTTATGCAGCCGATTAGTGCTTATTTTCAACGTAAATTCGAGTTTGAAGCGGACGACTTTGCCACCAGCCATGCGCAGGGCAGTAAAATGGTCAGCGGTCTGGTGAAGCTGTATGAAGAAAATGCCAGCACGCTGACACCCGACCCTCTGTATTCGGCATTTCATTACAGCCATCCGCCGGCTGCGATCCGGATTGCCCATATCGAAGCAAAATTGCAGTCCGCTTGA
- the rsgA gene encoding ribosome small subunit-dependent GTPase A — protein MTARHAGLVIAHLGQGIAVETAEGIMLCQTLRKLDTVVVGDQVLLSITGPEQGRIEEILPRRSVLQRPSRGDQVRPVAANLDTIFVVFATEPVCDFLLLDQYLAICENCNINAALVFNKIDLPYPAEMLQELKYYQSLGYTLHSVSAHQQIGMAELLDNLRAKTSMFTGQSGVGKSSLSKALLPNRDLKINSVSAITRHGRHTTTAATLYHLPGGGDLIDSPGVAIFGLAGLSEAQLARGYREFQPYLGLCRFNDCRHVTDKDCAIRAAAESGVIPLSRYRRFLKLREKMPQPRHS, from the coding sequence ATGACAGCCCGGCACGCAGGTCTGGTTATCGCGCATCTGGGTCAGGGCATTGCTGTAGAAACAGCAGAGGGCATTATGTTATGCCAAACCCTGCGCAAACTGGATACGGTGGTGGTGGGCGACCAAGTATTATTGAGCATCACCGGGCCGGAGCAAGGCCGTATTGAAGAAATCTTGCCCCGCCGTTCGGTATTGCAACGTCCCAGCCGCGGCGATCAAGTCAGGCCAGTGGCAGCCAATCTGGATACGATTTTTGTGGTGTTTGCCACGGAACCGGTCTGCGATTTTTTGCTGCTGGATCAGTATCTGGCCATTTGCGAAAACTGCAATATCAATGCTGCACTGGTGTTTAATAAAATCGATCTGCCCTACCCGGCTGAGATGCTGCAGGAACTTAAGTATTATCAGTCTCTAGGCTATACCCTGCATAGCGTCAGCGCTCATCAGCAAATCGGCATGGCTGAATTGCTGGATAACTTGCGCGCCAAAACCAGTATGTTTACCGGCCAGTCCGGGGTGGGTAAATCTTCTTTGAGTAAGGCTTTGCTGCCCAACAGGGATTTAAAAATCAATAGTGTCTCTGCGATCACCCGCCATGGCCGGCATACCACTACTGCCGCCACTCTGTATCATTTGCCTGGCGGTGGCGATTTGATTGACAGCCCCGGCGTAGCTATTTTTGGTTTGGCCGGTCTTTCCGAAGCGCAACTGGCCAGGGGTTATCGGGAGTTTCAGCCCTACCTTGGCCTATGCCGGTTTAACGATTGCCGTCATGTTACAGACAAGGATTGCGCGATTAGAGCCGCCGCTGAAAGTGGTGTAATTCCTCTCAGCCGTTATCGGCGCTTCTTAAAATTACGCGAAAAAATGCCTCAGCCCCGACACAGCTAA
- the crcB gene encoding fluoride efflux transporter CrcB: protein MTAIIAIALGGAFGAVSRFLVANGIYGVLGRGFPSATLFINVSGSFLMGLLSELMIQRLALAVEYRAAVLVGFLGAYTTFSTFALETIALFEAGSQLKAFLNVTLSVFLCLIACWSGLFLARNLISTPIYPSSADLQPYLTLLAFYGSGLLLAGLTAYGLHRFNPSGELHNLLFIILPTLLTAATSFYLADKPVADNLDLTGLSGLFVISSLCSISTVWLGFWIGKGLWQLKL, encoded by the coding sequence ATGACTGCCATTATTGCCATAGCTTTGGGCGGGGCCTTCGGGGCAGTCAGCCGTTTTCTGGTAGCCAATGGTATTTATGGTGTACTGGGTCGGGGGTTTCCCAGCGCAACACTGTTTATCAATGTTTCCGGCTCTTTTTTAATGGGCTTGCTCAGCGAATTAATGATACAGCGGCTGGCACTGGCTGTTGAATATCGTGCCGCCGTACTGGTGGGCTTTCTGGGAGCCTACACCACTTTTTCCACGTTTGCTTTGGAAACCATTGCGCTTTTTGAAGCCGGCAGCCAACTCAAAGCCTTTTTGAACGTCACCCTAAGCGTGTTTCTGTGCCTGATTGCTTGCTGGTCCGGTTTGTTTCTGGCGCGTAATCTGATCTCTACCCCGATTTATCCAAGTTCGGCAGATCTACAGCCATATCTGACTTTATTGGCATTTTACGGCAGCGGATTGCTATTGGCCGGACTGACAGCTTATGGCTTGCACCGTTTTAATCCCAGTGGTGAGCTGCATAACTTGTTGTTTATCATACTGCCCACCTTATTGACGGCCGCAACCAGTTTTTATCTGGCTGACAAACCGGTCGCAGATAATCTGGATTTAACCGGTTTGTCCGGGCTCTTCGTGATTAGCTCTCTGTGCAGTATCAGCACGGTCTGGCTAGGCTTTTGGATAGGAAAGGGCCTATGGCAACTAAAACTGTAA
- a CDS encoding DUF190 domain-containing protein produces MATKTVTIVRVYLREGENLLSDLLKFLHDEVQVSGVTVVRGIAGFGADGKLHLSSLSDLSLDLPLIVEFYDTPERISPILQALESQPGITHVISWQSTCYIKQL; encoded by the coding sequence ATGGCAACTAAAACTGTAACGATAGTTAGGGTCTATTTGCGCGAAGGCGAAAACCTGTTGAGCGATTTACTAAAATTTTTGCACGATGAGGTTCAGGTGTCCGGGGTTACGGTTGTGCGCGGTATTGCCGGTTTTGGCGCTGACGGCAAACTGCATTTAAGTTCCTTGTCTGATCTGTCGCTGGATTTACCGCTGATCGTCGAGTTTTACGATACTCCCGAACGTATTAGCCCTATTTTACAGGCACTGGAATCCCAGCCGGGCATCACACATGTTATCAGTTGGCAATCAACTTGTTACATTAAACAACTCTAA
- a CDS encoding SixA phosphatase family protein, producing MQITLLRHAAAVDRSLSLPDPQRALSEKGEKQLKRLSAFCLLNDLIPSNLFASPLLRAQQTAQGLQQRLPGCPAVQTADWLIIHTTPPQFFRALGKLAEQGLDDIWLVGHEPDFSELIAALLQTESASIVIKKASLTRLEVELSARPSAKLLWSVPSSLMAVGS from the coding sequence ATGCAAATTACTTTATTAAGACATGCTGCAGCGGTTGACCGTAGTTTAAGCCTCCCCGATCCGCAACGGGCTTTGTCGGAAAAAGGCGAAAAACAGCTGAAACGTCTGTCAGCTTTTTGCCTACTCAATGATTTGATTCCGAGTAATTTGTTTGCCAGTCCCTTATTACGCGCCCAACAAACCGCTCAAGGCTTGCAGCAACGTCTACCGGGCTGCCCAGCAGTTCAAACTGCTGATTGGCTGATCATCCATACCACGCCACCCCAATTTTTTCGGGCTTTAGGCAAATTGGCTGAACAAGGTTTGGATGATATCTGGCTGGTGGGACATGAACCGGATTTTTCCGAATTGATTGCGGCTTTACTGCAAACCGAAAGCGCCTCAATTGTGATTAAAAAAGCCTCTTTAACGCGATTGGAAGTTGAGTTGTCGGCACGCCCTAGCGCCAAATTATTATGGAGCGTACCCAGCAGCCTGATGGCTGTGGGCAGCTAA
- a CDS encoding cytochrome P460 family protein, producing the protein MKQMQKTYLAGLIVLSTFLSPALVNAETASHPEQALHGSYKDWRVLGVSHRLDKKYVRAILGNDIAINAARSGKTQPWPDGTVIAKLSWKEQTHPRWPQAVIPGEFAGAEAIIKDSKKYPETGGWAFGHWEGGNLVINDKEKTATCFACHTIMKDHDYVFTEPALQ; encoded by the coding sequence ATGAAACAGATGCAAAAAACTTATCTTGCCGGCTTAATTGTCCTGTCCACTTTCTTGAGTCCGGCTTTGGTCAACGCCGAAACCGCAAGCCACCCCGAGCAGGCTCTACATGGCTCATATAAGGATTGGCGGGTTCTGGGTGTGTCACATAGACTGGATAAAAAATACGTCAGAGCTATCCTGGGAAATGATATCGCCATTAATGCCGCACGCAGCGGTAAAACTCAGCCCTGGCCGGATGGGACGGTGATAGCCAAATTGTCTTGGAAAGAGCAAACCCATCCGCGTTGGCCGCAGGCTGTCATTCCTGGCGAATTTGCCGGAGCCGAAGCCATTATTAAAGACAGTAAAAAATATCCGGAAACCGGTGGTTGGGCGTTTGGACATTGGGAAGGCGGTAATCTAGTGATTAACGACAAGGAAAAAACGGCGACCTGTTTTGCTTGTCATACCATCATGAAAGATCATGATTACGTGTTTACCGAACCAGCACTGCAATAA
- a CDS encoding carbon starvation CstA family protein — protein MSDNKLNLSSILLWSTITLTGIFAVGTIALQRGETINSLWLVIAAVCVYVLGYRFYSAFIAAKVLSLDAARATPAERFNDGRDFIPTHKWVVFGHHFAAIAGPGPLIGPTLAAQFGYLPGTLWILVGAVLGGCVQDFVILFFSVRRDGRSLGQMAKDELGVIGGAAAMLGVMAIMIILIAVLGLVVVNAMKHSPWATATVAATIPIAILMGLYLHQFRPGRVLEATLIGVSLLILAVIGGGWLDSSPTLRGWFDYEAPQLAVMIIIYGFAAAVLPVWLLLAPRDYLSTFMKLGTIAALALAIIILHPDLKMPALTPFIDGSGPIFAGKLFPFVFITIACGAISGFHALISSGTTPKLLSNEQDARFIGYGAMMMESFVAIMAMIAATVLEPGVYFAINSPAGMVGKEAAIAVAKISSWGFAVNVEQMQQLANAMGESSLLARTGGAPSLAVGMASLFAKVFGENLLAIWYHFAIMFEALFILTTLDAGTRVARFMLQDLLGNFKSSPNQTNGYGSILLCSACVVCGWGYFLYMGTLDPLGGINSLWPLFGIANQMLAAIALCVATTILVKSGKLKYVWVTAVPLAWLMLITSCAAWEKLFSDNLRIGFLAHATDLSDKLTHGLLAAEQIAKAPQLIFNDYLDAGLTALFMLISWLLLMDTLRVIYCIITGKNYPKTSESSHIPSRLVENWMRD, from the coding sequence ATGTCAGACAATAAACTCAATCTATCTTCCATCCTGCTTTGGTCTACTATTACTTTAACCGGAATTTTTGCGGTGGGTACTATAGCCCTACAACGCGGCGAAACAATTAACAGCTTGTGGCTGGTGATCGCCGCTGTCTGTGTTTATGTACTGGGTTACCGTTTTTACAGTGCGTTTATTGCGGCAAAAGTACTCAGCCTGGATGCCGCCCGAGCCACCCCAGCCGAACGCTTTAATGATGGTCGCGATTTTATCCCCACGCATAAATGGGTCGTGTTTGGCCATCATTTTGCGGCAATCGCCGGGCCGGGACCTTTGATAGGCCCAACGCTGGCAGCGCAGTTTGGCTATCTGCCCGGCACTCTCTGGATTCTGGTCGGTGCGGTTTTAGGCGGCTGCGTACAGGATTTTGTCATATTATTTTTCTCAGTACGACGCGATGGCCGTTCCTTAGGCCAAATGGCTAAGGATGAATTGGGGGTGATTGGGGGGGCTGCCGCCATGCTGGGGGTAATGGCCATCATGATTATTCTGATTGCGGTGCTGGGACTGGTGGTTGTGAATGCCATGAAACATAGCCCCTGGGCCACTGCAACCGTAGCAGCTACTATCCCTATTGCGATTTTGATGGGCCTGTATCTGCACCAGTTTCGTCCAGGCCGGGTACTGGAAGCTACTCTGATAGGTGTGTCATTACTGATTCTGGCTGTGATCGGCGGCGGCTGGCTGGATAGCAGCCCTACTCTACGTGGCTGGTTTGACTACGAAGCGCCACAATTAGCGGTGATGATTATCATTTATGGCTTTGCCGCTGCGGTTTTACCTGTCTGGCTGTTATTGGCACCCCGCGACTATTTATCCACTTTTATGAAATTAGGCACAATAGCCGCGCTGGCTCTGGCTATTATTATCTTGCATCCCGATTTGAAAATGCCGGCTCTCACCCCTTTTATTGACGGTAGCGGTCCAATTTTTGCGGGCAAACTGTTTCCATTTGTTTTTATTACGATTGCCTGTGGCGCTATATCGGGTTTTCACGCGCTGATTTCTTCCGGAACCACTCCCAAATTATTAAGTAATGAGCAGGATGCCCGCTTTATTGGTTATGGGGCCATGATGATGGAATCGTTTGTGGCAATCATGGCCATGATCGCCGCTACGGTGCTGGAACCCGGTGTGTATTTTGCTATTAATAGTCCGGCTGGTATGGTTGGCAAGGAGGCTGCCATTGCAGTGGCCAAAATCAGTAGCTGGGGCTTTGCCGTTAATGTCGAACAAATGCAGCAATTGGCAAATGCTATGGGCGAATCCAGTCTGTTGGCCCGTACTGGCGGCGCTCCCTCACTGGCAGTGGGTATGGCCAGTCTGTTCGCCAAGGTTTTTGGTGAAAATCTGCTCGCGATCTGGTATCACTTTGCCATTATGTTTGAAGCCTTGTTTATTCTGACCACGCTGGATGCCGGCACCCGGGTTGCTCGTTTCATGTTACAGGATCTGCTCGGCAATTTTAAGTCCAGTCCCAACCAAACCAATGGTTATGGCAGCATTCTGCTATGTAGTGCCTGTGTTGTATGTGGCTGGGGTTATTTTTTGTATATGGGGACGCTGGATCCCTTAGGCGGCATTAACAGTTTGTGGCCTTTGTTCGGTATCGCCAATCAGATGTTGGCGGCGATTGCTTTATGCGTGGCAACCACGATTTTAGTCAAATCCGGCAAACTAAAATATGTCTGGGTTACTGCTGTGCCGCTGGCCTGGCTAATGTTGATCACCAGTTGCGCCGCTTGGGAAAAATTGTTTTCAGATAATTTACGCATCGGCTTTTTGGCCCATGCCACCGATTTATCAGACAAACTGACACATGGCTTACTGGCTGCCGAACAAATAGCTAAAGCCCCACAACTTATTTTTAACGACTATCTGGATGCCGGTTTAACCGCGTTGTTTATGCTGATCAGTTGGTTATTGTTAATGGATACTTTACGGGTCATTTATTGCATCATTACCGGCAAAAACTATCCGAAAACCAGCGAATCTTCCCATATTCCCAGCCGCCTGGTTGAAAACTGGATGCGGGATTAA
- a CDS encoding pyrimidine/purine nucleoside phosphorylase, translated as MSEFNNVTVIKQANVYFDGKVNSRSIQFADGSVKTLGFMQPGEYTFNTGAPELMEILAGEMAVALPGNDQWLTIKGGESFEVPGNAQFTVQVKVASDYCCSFLK; from the coding sequence ATGTCAGAATTTAACAATGTAACCGTCATCAAACAAGCCAATGTCTATTTTGACGGTAAGGTCAATAGTCGATCTATTCAATTTGCCGATGGATCCGTAAAAACCCTGGGTTTCATGCAGCCTGGCGAATATACTTTTAATACAGGCGCACCTGAACTGATGGAAATACTGGCCGGAGAAATGGCCGTTGCTTTACCCGGTAACGACCAATGGCTAACTATCAAAGGCGGTGAATCTTTTGAAGTGCCGGGCAACGCTCAGTTCACTGTTCAGGTAAAAGTGGCCAGCGACTATTGCTGTTCATTTCTAAAATAA
- a CDS encoding tRNA (mnm(5)s(2)U34)-methyltransferase — translation MQPVSLLEIAHHRLEQILCPGDVAIDATLGNGHDALFLAQRVGEQGSVYGFDIQVQAIAATQARLAQYPQHKVTLFNVCHAQMLRLLPESLKGQIKAVMFNLGYLPGGDKTLITQSHTTLAALNAAGKFLAERGMMTVLAYPGHQGGDQEVQALSDWLERQPDYQVELIHSQHPRPYAPRLFVIRKQSHLL, via the coding sequence ATGCAACCAGTTTCACTGCTTGAAATAGCCCATCATCGTTTAGAGCAAATTTTGTGTCCCGGTGATGTGGCGATAGACGCTACCTTGGGGAATGGACACGACGCGCTGTTTTTAGCCCAACGGGTAGGAGAGCAGGGTAGTGTCTACGGATTTGACATTCAGGTTCAAGCCATAGCGGCTACCCAGGCACGCTTGGCGCAATATCCACAGCACAAAGTCACGCTGTTTAATGTTTGTCATGCACAAATGCTCCGCCTATTGCCGGAAAGCCTCAAAGGTCAGATTAAAGCAGTGATGTTCAATTTAGGCTATCTGCCAGGTGGTGATAAGACTCTGATCACGCAAAGCCACACCACACTAGCTGCCCTGAATGCTGCTGGCAAATTTTTGGCTGAGCGGGGCATGATGACAGTACTGGCCTATCCCGGGCACCAAGGCGGTGATCAAGAAGTGCAGGCCTTGTCCGATTGGCTGGAACGACAACCTGACTATCAGGTTGAACTGATCCACAGTCAGCATCCGCGTCCCTATGCGCCCCGGCTTTTTGTTATCCGTAAGCAATCGCATCTGCTATGA
- a CDS encoding NAD(P)/FAD-dependent oxidoreductase, which translates to MQIDVLIVGQGLAGSLLAWELIRQQCRVLVLDNAQLNSSQVAAGLINPVTGKRLLKAADMEILLPAAKLCYQQLSQAFAQAFLIEMPMLRILQNPNQQTYALQRLQQQEYQPYLQAWQPAVDGIVAEFGVLPQTQTGYLRTQALLTALRTFFIAQGCYRQVQLDYQDISLQPYLQWQDIQSRHIVFCEGHQALANPWFGGLPFQLAKGEILSCHTPDQYARLILNYGHWFLPLPDGHFKTGATFSYGNTDTLPSQAAQDKLLSDLQQVCPQLKPVSITSHQAGIRPTTLDKQAFVGSHPYYKNLHIFNGFGAKGSLSIPWHALQLIAALTNQQPLPKTSDIQRYYATSFTA; encoded by the coding sequence ATGCAGATTGATGTTTTGATTGTCGGGCAAGGACTGGCCGGCAGCCTGCTGGCCTGGGAATTAATCCGGCAGCAATGCCGTGTGTTAGTGCTGGATAATGCTCAGCTCAATTCCTCCCAGGTCGCGGCGGGATTGATCAATCCGGTGACCGGCAAACGCTTGTTGAAAGCGGCTGATATGGAAATTTTATTGCCGGCGGCAAAACTCTGTTATCAGCAATTAAGTCAGGCTTTTGCCCAGGCCTTTTTGATAGAAATGCCGATGTTGCGGATTTTGCAAAACCCGAACCAGCAAACTTATGCCTTGCAACGTTTGCAGCAGCAAGAATACCAACCTTATCTACAGGCATGGCAACCAGCTGTAGATGGAATAGTTGCCGAATTTGGTGTGTTGCCGCAGACTCAGACTGGGTATTTACGAACTCAGGCCTTATTAACAGCATTACGCACATTTTTTATTGCCCAGGGTTGTTATCGGCAAGTGCAACTGGATTATCAGGATATTAGCCTGCAACCTTATTTACAATGGCAAGATATACAGTCACGCCATATTGTGTTTTGTGAAGGCCATCAAGCGCTGGCCAATCCCTGGTTTGGAGGTTTGCCGTTTCAATTGGCCAAAGGCGAAATACTCAGTTGTCATACGCCGGACCAATATGCCCGGCTGATTCTTAATTATGGACACTGGTTTTTACCTTTGCCGGACGGGCATTTTAAAACCGGGGCAACTTTCAGTTATGGCAATACCGACACCTTACCCAGCCAAGCCGCACAGGATAAATTGCTGAGTGACTTGCAACAGGTATGTCCCCAGCTTAAGCCAGTCAGCATCACCTCACATCAGGCCGGTATTCGGCCCACCACCCTGGATAAACAGGCTTTTGTCGGCAGCCATCCCTATTATAAAAACTTGCACATTTTCAATGGCTTTGGTGCCAAAGGCAGTTTGTCGATTCCTTGGCATGCCTTGCAGCTGATTGCTGCACTAACAAACCAGCAGCCATTACCTAAAACCAGCGATATTCAACGATATTATGCAACCAGTTTCACTGCTTGA
- a CDS encoding vWA domain-containing protein produces the protein MTLYPSQRQTQSVPKLMLIVDITRSMNSEDYQLADKPVSRLEFVKHSLRKVLSRLPCQSQVGLGVFTERRVNILFQPIEVCQAYAELDHSIAALDWRMAWAADSRICSGLLNSMQQLLGTNTALVFISDGQEAPPLNLRYRSDFSELKGKVKGIIIGSGGLRAVAIPKFNNSGQRTGNYGPDDVPQRSTFGESDLNPEKIDGYDARNAPFGRAAVQGNEHLSALQEPYLQSLAAETGLAYQRLTNSADLQRVLQAPELGILTEVEADIRWYYVLTVLILVLLLFI, from the coding sequence ATGACTTTATATCCCAGCCAGCGCCAAACTCAGTCAGTGCCCAAGTTAATGTTAATTGTCGACATAACCCGCAGCATGAACTCAGAGGATTACCAGTTAGCGGACAAGCCGGTCAGTCGGCTGGAGTTTGTCAAACACAGTCTGCGTAAAGTATTAAGCCGCTTGCCCTGTCAATCTCAAGTCGGATTGGGCGTGTTTACCGAGCGCCGGGTGAACATATTGTTTCAACCGATAGAAGTATGTCAGGCCTATGCCGAACTGGATCACAGTATCGCCGCCCTGGATTGGCGTATGGCCTGGGCTGCGGATAGTCGGATCTGCAGTGGCCTGTTGAACAGTATGCAACAATTGCTTGGCACAAACACCGCACTGGTATTTATCAGCGACGGTCAGGAAGCGCCGCCGCTAAACTTACGTTACCGCAGCGACTTTAGTGAACTGAAAGGAAAAGTCAAAGGTATCATCATTGGCAGTGGTGGTTTGCGGGCAGTGGCGATACCGAAATTCAATAATTCCGGGCAGCGTACCGGTAACTATGGCCCAGATGATGTTCCCCAGCGCTCCACCTTTGGCGAATCCGATCTGAATCCAGAAAAAATTGACGGCTATGATGCCCGAAACGCACCTTTTGGCCGAGCAGCAGTGCAGGGTAACGAACATCTTAGTGCGTTGCAGGAACCCTATTTGCAATCACTTGCCGCTGAAACCGGCTTAGCGTATCAGCGTTTAACAAACAGTGCAGACTTGCAACGAGTCCTGCAAGCACCCGAGTTGGGCATACTGACTGAAGTTGAGGCCGATATTCGCTGGTATTATGTTTTGACGGTATTGATTTTGGTATTATTGCTGTTTATTTAG
- a CDS encoding MxaK protein, which translates to MMRAVKHQLIWLVLLSSIGFAVGECWKIYQLQRQNLCLATLAAGHDIALEQLQGSAPELRLARAIYLHQHQRFQEALATLSLIVGQGDQHFQAMSRYNLGNVYLSAAQAEIAGAHINQALPLLSLAKQAYRQALRLDSGFWDAKYNLEVALRLLPEFDRISNDQPDSQQTPPTQLWTTLPGFPRGLP; encoded by the coding sequence ATGATGAGGGCAGTCAAACATCAATTAATCTGGCTGGTGTTACTGAGCAGCATAGGGTTTGCAGTAGGCGAATGTTGGAAAATATATCAGCTGCAACGCCAAAATCTATGCTTGGCAACACTGGCGGCCGGGCATGATATAGCGCTTGAACAACTGCAAGGCTCGGCACCTGAACTACGCTTGGCGCGCGCCATTTATCTGCATCAACACCAGCGGTTTCAGGAAGCTCTGGCGACATTGAGTCTGATTGTTGGTCAAGGTGACCAGCATTTTCAGGCTATGAGCCGGTACAATCTGGGCAATGTCTATCTGTCAGCAGCACAGGCAGAAATTGCAGGCGCCCATATCAATCAGGCCTTGCCGCTGCTAAGTCTTGCTAAACAGGCGTATCGGCAGGCCTTGCGACTGGACAGCGGCTTCTGGGATGCCAAATATAATCTGGAAGTGGCGTTACGACTGTTGCCGGAGTTTGATCGTATCAGCAACGACCAGCCCGACTCGCAACAAACGCCACCAACGCAATTATGGACAACCTTACCCGGATTTCCCAGAGGCTTGCCATGA